From a single Fulvivirga ulvae genomic region:
- the gldC gene encoding gliding motility protein GldC yields MKKSEINFTVELDNDNIPEKITWNATEKPDGNLSETKSITVSLWDHEQMNTMRIDLWTKEMPVDQMKRFYVDCLGGMAQTILNSTGDEFMSNQMNDLCEKLAEYLRKEAEGQ; encoded by the coding sequence ATGAAAAAATCAGAAATAAATTTTACTGTAGAGTTAGATAACGACAATATTCCGGAAAAAATAACCTGGAATGCAACGGAAAAGCCAGATGGAAATCTTTCTGAAACGAAATCCATCACTGTTTCGCTTTGGGACCATGAGCAAATGAATACCATGCGTATTGACCTGTGGACTAAAGAAATGCCGGTTGACCAGATGAAAAGGTTTTATGTAGATTGTCTTGGTGGTATGGCACAAACCATACTCAATAGCACGGGAGATGAGTTTATGTCAAATCAAATGAATGATCTGTGCGAAAAACTGGCCGAATATTTAAGAAAAGAAGCTGAAGGTCAGTAA
- a CDS encoding 3-oxoacid CoA-transferase subunit B, giving the protein MALDKIGIAKRIAQEVKDGSYINLGIGIPTLVANYIPDDIEVVLQSENGLLGIGRFPHEEQVDADLINAGKQTVTMLPGSSLFNSSESFAMIRGGHVHLTILGAMEVSENGDIANWKIPGKMVKGMGGAMDLVASAENIIVAMQHKSRSGESKLLKECSLPITGINCVKKIVTDLAVLEVMPQGGFKLLERAPGVSVDEIKEATAGKLVVEGDIPEMKI; this is encoded by the coding sequence ATGGCACTAGATAAAATAGGAATAGCAAAAAGAATAGCACAGGAAGTTAAAGACGGATCATATATAAACCTTGGTATAGGTATACCTACATTGGTAGCCAACTACATCCCCGATGATATTGAGGTGGTACTCCAATCGGAAAACGGACTACTTGGTATAGGCAGGTTTCCTCACGAAGAGCAGGTAGATGCCGACCTGATCAATGCCGGCAAACAAACCGTTACGATGTTACCGGGTTCATCGTTGTTCAATTCATCAGAAAGCTTTGCCATGATCCGTGGTGGCCATGTCCACCTGACGATACTTGGCGCTATGGAAGTATCTGAAAATGGCGACATTGCCAACTGGAAAATACCTGGCAAAATGGTCAAGGGCATGGGAGGCGCGATGGACCTCGTGGCGTCTGCGGAGAACATTATTGTAGCTATGCAACACAAAAGCCGCTCTGGCGAATCAAAGCTATTGAAAGAGTGTTCATTGCCAATTACCGGGATTAATTGTGTAAAAAAGATCGTAACGGATCTTGCTGTACTGGAAGTTATGCCACAGGGGGGCTTCAAACTTCTGGAAAGAGCTCCAGGCGTATCTGTCGATGAAATCAAAGAAGCTACGGCTGGTAAATTAGTGGTAGAAGGCGATATCCCGGAAATGAAAATCTAG
- a CDS encoding anti-sigma factor family protein: protein MSNLELIDAYFGNELTEAEMQAFEKRLQQEPELTKEFEFQKDIVDAIKTERAAELKAMLDKVPVGGGTSGTFTMGKILSTAAVVGMAVLGIYYFWPAEEAPVETTPKTDVTTTPAEDNQPEEIKPAIEEEEPLVAKNKEEHKKPTQHATEKVIEGEAETDKKSPTIAKPEINKPDPVPTFDTQDDLNDSLEAPGGNLITKPDEDHSTLDVEIDNTHKNFSFHYQFKSGKLYLYGSFDKGLYEILEINSKAGKTLFLYYKDKFYPLRTNQFKIVPLEPVKESTLIEKLEKAREEG from the coding sequence ATGAGCAATTTAGAATTAATTGATGCTTACTTCGGCAACGAATTGACTGAAGCAGAAATGCAGGCATTTGAAAAGCGTCTTCAGCAAGAACCCGAACTTACTAAAGAGTTTGAGTTCCAAAAAGACATTGTGGACGCTATTAAAACAGAACGTGCTGCCGAACTTAAGGCAATGCTGGATAAGGTTCCTGTTGGAGGCGGAACCAGTGGCACCTTCACTATGGGCAAAATCTTATCTACCGCTGCTGTTGTTGGAATGGCAGTTCTGGGTATATACTATTTCTGGCCTGCGGAAGAAGCCCCTGTTGAGACCACACCTAAAACAGATGTGACCACCACTCCTGCTGAGGATAACCAGCCCGAAGAGATCAAACCAGCAATAGAAGAGGAAGAACCTCTTGTCGCAAAAAATAAAGAGGAGCATAAAAAGCCAACACAGCACGCCACCGAAAAAGTAATTGAAGGTGAAGCGGAGACTGACAAGAAAAGTCCTACTATTGCTAAACCTGAAATCAACAAACCGGACCCTGTTCCAACATTTGACACTCAGGATGACCTAAACGACAGCCTTGAAGCGCCGGGTGGGAACCTCATCACAAAACCGGATGAAGATCATTCAACTTTAGATGTAGAGATAGACAATACTCACAAAAACTTTTCGTTCCATTACCAGTTCAAAAGTGGCAAACTTTACCTGTATGGTTCTTTTGACAAAGGTCTTTATGAGATATTGGAGATTAATAGTAAAGCCGGTAAAACATTATTCCTTTACTATAAGGATAAGTTTTATCCCTTAAGAACTAATCAATTTAAAATAGTGCCTCTGGAGCCTGTCAAAGAATCTACGCTTATTGAAAAGCTGGAGAAGGCAAGAGAAGAAGGTTAA
- a CDS encoding undecaprenyl-diphosphate phosphatase, giving the protein MSLFEAIILGIIQGLTEFLPVSSSGHIEIGSYFLGVQSSDNLLFSIIVHAATALSTIVVFRQTIWEIIRDLFKFQWNESTQFAAKIVLSMIPVGIVGVLFEDKIEALFGGNIVFVACMLLITGTLLTITYYTKDKDNKVTFVKALIIGIAQTIAILPGISRSGATIATALYLGVEKNKATRFSFLMVLPPILGAALLKTLEFAEAPELATGNISGLTLAAGFISAFIAGLLACQWMIAIVRRGKLIYFAIYCFIIASAVLIAQLF; this is encoded by the coding sequence ATGAGTCTTTTTGAGGCAATAATCCTTGGTATCATCCAGGGATTAACAGAGTTTCTACCTGTTAGCAGTAGCGGGCATATCGAAATTGGCTCCTACTTCCTTGGTGTTCAAAGTAGTGATAATCTTCTGTTCTCCATTATTGTACATGCAGCCACTGCACTGAGTACCATTGTAGTGTTCAGACAAACCATTTGGGAGATCATCAGGGATCTTTTCAAATTCCAATGGAATGAATCAACACAGTTTGCCGCCAAAATTGTACTGAGCATGATCCCCGTAGGAATAGTAGGTGTATTGTTTGAAGACAAAATTGAAGCCTTGTTTGGCGGAAACATTGTTTTTGTAGCGTGTATGCTGCTGATAACAGGTACTCTATTGACTATTACCTACTATACCAAAGACAAGGATAATAAAGTGACGTTTGTAAAAGCACTTATTATAGGAATTGCCCAAACTATTGCTATCCTCCCCGGAATTTCCAGATCAGGAGCTACTATTGCAACCGCCCTTTACCTGGGGGTAGAAAAAAATAAGGCCACGAGGTTTTCTTTCCTTATGGTGCTCCCTCCTATTCTTGGAGCTGCTTTATTAAAAACACTCGAATTTGCCGAAGCTCCGGAACTGGCAACAGGAAACATTTCCGGACTGACCTTGGCGGCCGGCTTTATTTCAGCTTTTATTGCAGGCTTACTGGCGTGCCAGTGGATGATAGCCATTGTAAGAAGAGGAAAATTAATCTATTTCGCCATATATTGTTTTATTATTGCATCGGCCGTTCTAATAGCACAACTTTTCTAA
- a CDS encoding TonB-dependent receptor: MKKFFTKTLVVSFLLFFSLSIQANAQTAISGKVVEEGTGEPLAGVNIIVKGKVIGTITNANGEFNLQVNDTPPLILVFSFIGFESKEIQITNASTSGLEVSLAEQTMLGQEVVISASRVEESILESPVSIEKMDILAVQNTASDDYYKGIANLKGVDVASSSINFQIINARGFASTGNTRFVQLTDGMDTQAPALNFPIGNLNGPSELDVESVELIPGAASALYGPNAFNGILLVNSKSPFEYQGASAMAKIGVNHVGSEADQDASPMYNVAVRYAKAYNNKFAFKVNFAYSRADDWHGTSTFDRNANLTPEGFPFNPGPDRLHYMGDEASLNMNILRFSATTPGNVGWQTLASSGAGFYSSGQTAWLMAQSGFLPNHVVSAPSYREENVVDYGAENIKGNVGLFYRLTDKLELSYLYNGGFGTSVYTGAQRYSLANFEIQQHRLQLRSDNFFVRAYTTREKSGDSYIAEFLGKKINDVRFGGDVSNYLTQYPLYYLEYLYNQGYRKEDDPNSVTLQQQIAAHEYARDIMLNQLYPLDENSERFTEIKEGQINGVVPFGPKFDDASNLYHIEGQYDFKNEIDFMELQAGGSYRMFSLNSNGTIFDDEGGLTIKEYGAYVQASKRVIDNLKLTGSLRYDKNENFDGQFNPRISGVLTIAENHNIRASFQTGFRIPTTQGQYIDLDILTARLLGGLPESAEKYNITENAYTRESVTAYTSRIFATGTSPTDEANIALLVPFTEFDPVKPEQVKSFEIGYKSLIANKLMIDLAYYYNIYNDFITQIQVRKASADVATNPAAGASLLNGTSANTFQIYTNFDQEVSSQGAALGLTYNLPSNFTLNGNYTWSKLNDEIDNGLSEFNTPEHKFNISFANRKLTDKLGFNITYRWQEAFEWESSFAQGPVPSYSTLDAQVSYKLKDLKSIVKLGGSNVLNDYYIQSLGGPNIGGIYYISVTFDELMN; encoded by the coding sequence ATGAAGAAATTTTTTACTAAAACTCTAGTGGTTTCCTTCCTGCTGTTTTTTAGTTTGAGCATACAAGCAAACGCTCAAACCGCCATCTCAGGCAAAGTGGTGGAGGAAGGAACGGGAGAGCCTCTGGCCGGTGTCAACATTATTGTGAAAGGAAAAGTAATTGGTACCATAACCAATGCAAATGGAGAATTTAATCTACAGGTTAATGACACTCCCCCGTTAATATTGGTATTTTCATTTATTGGCTTTGAATCCAAGGAGATCCAAATTACCAATGCCAGCACCTCAGGGCTTGAAGTATCGTTGGCAGAACAAACCATGCTTGGCCAGGAAGTGGTAATTTCAGCTTCAAGGGTTGAAGAAAGCATACTTGAATCCCCGGTATCCATCGAAAAAATGGATATCCTTGCGGTTCAAAACACAGCATCCGATGATTATTACAAAGGAATAGCCAACCTTAAAGGTGTTGATGTGGCTTCCAGTAGTATTAACTTCCAAATTATAAATGCCCGTGGTTTTGCCTCTACCGGTAATACCCGTTTCGTGCAGCTCACTGATGGTATGGATACCCAGGCTCCCGCCCTGAACTTCCCTATCGGTAACCTCAATGGCCCCTCTGAGCTTGATGTGGAAAGCGTTGAGCTAATCCCCGGAGCTGCCTCTGCTCTTTACGGACCAAACGCTTTTAACGGTATATTACTGGTAAATAGTAAAAGTCCGTTTGAGTACCAGGGAGCAAGTGCAATGGCTAAAATAGGTGTAAACCATGTGGGATCAGAAGCAGATCAGGATGCCTCGCCAATGTATAATGTTGCAGTAAGATATGCCAAAGCTTACAATAACAAGTTTGCTTTCAAGGTTAACTTCGCCTATTCCCGTGCAGATGACTGGCATGGAACAAGTACATTTGACAGAAATGCTAACCTGACCCCTGAAGGCTTCCCTTTCAACCCGGGACCGGATCGCTTGCATTACATGGGAGACGAAGCATCACTAAACATGAACATCCTGAGATTCAGTGCAACTACACCTGGTAACGTAGGATGGCAAACTCTCGCGTCTTCCGGAGCTGGTTTCTATTCTTCCGGTCAGACCGCGTGGTTAATGGCTCAAAGTGGTTTCCTTCCAAACCATGTAGTTTCTGCACCAAGCTACAGAGAAGAGAATGTTGTAGACTATGGAGCAGAAAATATTAAAGGAAACGTGGGTTTATTCTACAGGCTAACCGATAAACTTGAACTGAGTTACCTGTACAATGGTGGATTTGGTACCAGTGTGTACACAGGGGCTCAACGTTATTCACTGGCCAATTTCGAAATTCAGCAGCATCGATTACAGTTAAGAAGTGACAACTTCTTTGTAAGAGCATATACCACAAGGGAAAAATCAGGTGACTCTTACATTGCCGAATTCCTGGGTAAAAAAATCAATGACGTACGCTTTGGAGGTGACGTTTCCAACTACCTGACTCAATACCCTCTGTACTATTTAGAGTATCTTTACAACCAAGGTTACCGTAAAGAGGATGATCCGAACAGTGTAACGCTTCAGCAGCAAATAGCCGCGCATGAATATGCAAGAGATATTATGCTCAATCAATTATATCCATTGGATGAGAATTCAGAAAGGTTTACTGAAATCAAAGAAGGCCAGATTAACGGCGTTGTACCGTTCGGCCCCAAGTTTGACGATGCTTCTAACCTGTACCATATAGAAGGTCAGTATGATTTCAAAAATGAAATTGATTTTATGGAATTACAGGCCGGTGGAAGTTATCGCATGTTTTCACTCAATTCAAACGGAACAATTTTCGACGACGAGGGCGGCCTGACCATCAAAGAATATGGAGCTTACGTACAGGCAAGCAAAAGGGTAATTGACAATTTGAAGTTAACAGGATCATTAAGATATGATAAAAATGAAAACTTTGACGGACAGTTTAACCCAAGAATTTCCGGTGTATTAACCATTGCTGAAAACCATAACATTCGTGCCTCATTCCAGACCGGTTTCAGAATTCCTACTACACAAGGACAATACATAGACCTGGATATCTTAACAGCCAGACTTTTGGGAGGTTTGCCTGAATCAGCGGAAAAGTATAACATCACTGAAAATGCATATACAAGAGAGTCGGTTACTGCTTATACTTCGAGGATATTTGCAACCGGTACCAGCCCTACTGATGAAGCGAACATAGCTCTGCTTGTCCCTTTTACAGAGTTTGACCCTGTAAAACCAGAACAGGTAAAATCTTTTGAGATTGGTTATAAGAGTTTGATTGCAAACAAGCTGATGATTGACCTTGCGTATTACTACAACATTTACAACGACTTCATCACTCAGATACAAGTGAGAAAAGCGAGTGCAGATGTTGCGACTAATCCGGCCGCAGGAGCTTCTTTGCTAAACGGAACGTCAGCCAACACTTTCCAGATCTACACTAATTTTGACCAGGAAGTTAGCTCTCAGGGTGCTGCATTAGGCTTAACATATAATTTACCTAGCAACTTTACCTTAAATGGTAACTATACCTGGAGCAAATTGAATGATGAAATCGACAATGGTCTGTCTGAGTTTAACACTCCTGAGCATAAATTTAACATTAGTTTTGCCAACCGTAAGCTAACAGATAAGCTTGGTTTTAACATTACTTACAGATGGCAGGAAGCGTTTGAGTGGGAGTCTTCTTTTGCTCAGGGACCTGTACCGTCTTACAGCACTCTCGATGCACAGGTAAGCTACAAACTTAAAGATCTAAAGTCTATTGTTAAGTTAGGTGGGTCAAACGTACTGAATGACTATTACATCCAAAGTTTGGGTGGACCAAACATAGGTGGTATTTACTACATCTCAGTTACTTTTGATGAGTTAATGAACTAA
- a CDS encoding RNA polymerase sigma factor — MKDKEIFEKICRGDEKSLEYLYKKYYRMMTKLVISNSGTEQEAKDIYQDALVVFWQKATSGNLVLTSKISTYLYSICQNLWRKELDRKKRLTNEEKDGVEYTDIDSKERAKIIHKCISDLGDTCKKVLMYYYFDGLSMQDIADKLGFANTNTAKTKKYKCKKKLDDLVKSLYSESDFLD, encoded by the coding sequence ATGAAGGACAAGGAAATTTTTGAAAAAATATGCCGGGGCGACGAAAAGAGTTTAGAATATCTATATAAAAAATACTATCGGATGATGACCAAGTTGGTGATCTCCAATAGCGGAACAGAGCAGGAGGCAAAAGATATTTATCAGGACGCTTTAGTTGTGTTTTGGCAAAAGGCCACCAGTGGCAACCTGGTCCTAACCTCCAAGATCAGTACTTATCTCTACAGTATCTGTCAGAACCTGTGGAGAAAAGAACTGGACAGGAAAAAGCGCCTGACCAATGAAGAAAAAGACGGTGTTGAATACACTGACATTGATTCAAAGGAGCGCGCAAAGATTATACATAAATGTATCAGTGATTTAGGTGATACATGTAAAAAAGTGTTGATGTACTATTATTTTGACGGGTTATCGATGCAGGATATAGCAGATAAGCTAGGCTTTGCAAACACTAATACCGCCAAAACAAAGAAATATAAGTGTAAAAAGAAACTTGATGACTTAGTCAAATCTCTGTACTCAGAGAGCGACTTTCTTGACTAA
- a CDS encoding bifunctional riboflavin kinase/FAD synthetase, which produces MNIYHGIEDFKRLDYAVVTSGTFDGVHVGHQKILSRLKEIARKNNGETVLITFWPHPRLVLFPEQTDLKLLNTFEEKADLLREQGINHLLRIPFTKEFSKLTSEEFIRKILVNTIGTKKLVIGYDHRFGKNREGSFEHLKENSSVYGFDVEEISRQDIDHVGVSSTKIRTALQEGDVTTSTELLGRPYSISGRVVKGEKIGRILGFPTANIEVDSQHKLIPADGSYAVKVHHRSQVLQGMLNIGFRPTVNGKTKTIEAHIFNFNEDIYGETISIDFIKRIRDEIKFNDVEELKKQLASDKSLAIKILNE; this is translated from the coding sequence ATGAACATCTATCATGGCATAGAGGATTTTAAACGTCTGGATTACGCAGTGGTAACCAGCGGTACTTTTGACGGCGTACATGTTGGTCATCAGAAAATCCTTAGCAGGCTAAAAGAAATTGCCAGAAAAAATAACGGAGAAACAGTACTTATTACCTTTTGGCCTCACCCCCGGCTGGTGTTATTCCCTGAACAAACAGACCTGAAGCTCCTTAATACTTTTGAAGAAAAAGCGGACCTCCTCAGGGAGCAGGGCATTAACCACTTGCTTAGAATACCATTTACCAAAGAATTTTCAAAGCTGACTTCAGAGGAATTTATAAGAAAAATCTTAGTAAACACTATAGGAACCAAAAAACTTGTAATTGGCTATGATCATCGCTTTGGAAAAAACCGTGAAGGAAGCTTTGAACACCTCAAGGAAAACTCCTCTGTTTATGGTTTCGATGTCGAGGAGATTTCAAGACAGGATATTGATCATGTGGGTGTAAGTTCTACTAAAATAAGAACAGCCCTACAGGAAGGTGATGTAACCACAAGCACTGAGCTCCTCGGCAGGCCATATAGCATTAGCGGCCGTGTAGTAAAGGGCGAAAAAATAGGGAGAATTCTAGGCTTCCCAACAGCTAATATTGAAGTAGACTCACAGCACAAACTCATCCCCGCCGACGGCTCATATGCCGTAAAGGTGCATCATAGAAGTCAGGTACTTCAGGGAATGTTGAATATAGGCTTCCGGCCAACCGTTAATGGTAAAACGAAAACGATTGAAGCCCACATTTTCAATTTTAATGAAGATATTTACGGCGAGACCATAAGTATTGATTTCATCAAACGCATACGGGACGAGATCAAATTCAATGACGTTGAAGAACTCAAAAAGCAATTGGCGTCAGACAAATCTTTGGCAATTAAAATATTAAATGAGTAA
- a CDS encoding cell division protein FtsX — translation MEKESVRKKKKLGSYPYVSVIFSITLALFVIGLFGLLLLHTTKLTQLIRENIEIQVYLDKGITDNQRIQIQKTLSSKDYAAEKNDEVQISYVSKEEAAKEFIEETGEDFTNFLGENPLRDAYILRIAPEFHDSEKLKTIKEEIEKINGVFEVVYVESLVDSINDNMTKISVFLLGFAAILLIAVVILINNTIKLALFSQRFLIRSMQLVGAKASFIQKPFLYRASMHGALAGVLASAGLYALMNFANRKIQDLETLQETDKILVLFAALLVVGVLIGFSSTFRAINKYLKLSLDELY, via the coding sequence GTGGAAAAAGAATCTGTAAGAAAAAAGAAGAAACTCGGAAGCTATCCTTATGTAAGTGTAATTTTCAGCATTACGCTGGCACTTTTTGTAATAGGACTCTTTGGTTTACTCCTTTTGCATACCACCAAACTCACCCAGCTAATTCGGGAAAATATTGAAATCCAGGTGTACCTTGACAAAGGCATAACGGACAACCAAAGGATACAGATCCAAAAAACACTGTCTTCAAAAGATTACGCTGCAGAAAAAAATGATGAAGTTCAGATCAGCTATGTTTCCAAAGAAGAGGCGGCCAAAGAATTTATTGAAGAGACCGGTGAAGACTTTACCAATTTTTTAGGTGAAAACCCGCTTAGGGATGCATATATTCTGCGAATTGCTCCTGAGTTTCACGATAGCGAAAAGTTAAAGACCATCAAGGAAGAGATTGAAAAAATTAACGGTGTTTTTGAAGTTGTTTATGTAGAAAGCCTGGTGGATTCTATCAATGATAATATGACTAAGATAAGCGTTTTCCTGCTTGGTTTTGCAGCTATACTTTTAATAGCTGTAGTTATACTTATCAATAACACGATTAAACTGGCCCTCTTCTCTCAAAGATTCCTGATCAGAAGTATGCAGCTCGTTGGCGCAAAAGCATCATTTATTCAGAAGCCATTCTTATACAGAGCATCTATGCATGGAGCCCTGGCAGGTGTACTGGCATCAGCAGGATTATACGCATTAATGAATTTTGCCAATAGAAAAATCCAGGATCTGGAAACACTTCAGGAGACTGACAAAATATTGGTTTTATTTGCGGCGTTATTGGTTGTGGGAGTGCTAATAGGCTTTAGCAGCACATTCAGGGCCATTAATAAATATCTGAAATTGTCGTTAGACGAATTATATTAG
- a CDS encoding DUF3098 domain-containing protein encodes MNKNNNMPFGRKNYMLMLAGLAVLVLGFVIMSLDSNPFGFGFLGLTLGPLIVFIGFIIEIFALLHHPKEK; translated from the coding sequence ATGAACAAAAATAACAATATGCCCTTTGGGAGAAAGAATTACATGTTGATGCTTGCCGGTCTGGCAGTATTGGTACTTGGTTTTGTTATTATGAGCCTTGACTCCAATCCTTTCGGGTTTGGCTTTCTTGGCCTTACCTTGGGGCCCCTCATTGTTTTCATTGGATTTATTATTGAGATATTTGCCCTTCTCCACCATCCTAAAGAAAAATAA
- the truB gene encoding tRNA pseudouridine(55) synthase TruB: MTSQQPEGSVILVDKPLEWTSFDVVNKLRYALKIKKIGHAGTLDPLATGLLILCTGKMTKQIDTYQAQEKEYTGKMIVGKTTPSFDLETEIDSETDISHLTDEMVYKLTAQFTGVISQTPPAFSAIKVKGKRAYESARKGEEVKLKSRDVEISLFEITDISFPEVSFKVVCSKGTYIRSLARDFGEALGVGAYLSELRRTRIGNYTVEEAKTIEELTTKT, translated from the coding sequence ATGACATCACAACAGCCAGAAGGAAGCGTAATTTTAGTTGACAAACCCCTGGAGTGGACATCGTTTGATGTAGTGAACAAACTGCGCTACGCATTAAAGATCAAAAAAATAGGCCATGCCGGTACACTTGATCCTTTGGCCACAGGCCTGTTGATCCTATGCACAGGCAAAATGACCAAACAGATAGATACATATCAGGCGCAGGAAAAAGAGTATACAGGCAAAATGATTGTAGGTAAAACCACACCTTCCTTTGACCTGGAAACTGAGATTGATAGCGAAACTGATATCAGCCACCTGACCGATGAAATGGTTTATAAACTAACGGCTCAGTTCACTGGCGTTATCAGTCAGACCCCTCCTGCTTTTTCAGCAATAAAGGTAAAAGGCAAAAGGGCCTATGAGAGTGCCAGAAAGGGTGAAGAAGTAAAACTCAAATCCCGCGATGTTGAAATATCTCTTTTTGAGATTACTGATATCAGCTTTCCTGAGGTGTCCTTTAAAGTAGTCTGTTCTAAAGGCACCTATATAAGAAGCCTGGCCAGGGATTTTGGAGAAGCTCTTGGCGTTGGCGCTTATCTGTCCGAACTTAGAAGAACGAGGATCGGAAACTATACTGTGGAAGAAGCAAAGACCATTGAAGAGCTTACAACCAAAACATGA
- a CDS encoding DUF2147 domain-containing protein: MKLYIWICLLLPSYAMAQGTNSITGKWKTIDDETGEAKSVVKIYEKEGKYYGKIVKLFRAPGEDPDPICEDCPEDDSRYKEKIIGMEIIKDLKKDGEEYIEGTVLKPDEGRIYKCKLWLDNNKLKVRGYWGFLYRTQTWIRTE; this comes from the coding sequence ATGAAATTATATATATGGATCTGCCTCTTATTGCCCTCATATGCAATGGCACAAGGCACCAATAGCATAACAGGAAAATGGAAAACCATTGACGATGAGACCGGTGAGGCCAAGTCTGTTGTTAAAATTTACGAAAAAGAGGGAAAGTATTACGGTAAGATTGTTAAGCTCTTCAGAGCTCCCGGAGAGGATCCTGATCCAATATGCGAAGATTGCCCGGAAGATGACTCCAGATACAAGGAAAAAATAATTGGTATGGAGATCATCAAAGATCTAAAAAAGGATGGAGAAGAATATATTGAAGGCACTGTATTAAAACCTGATGAAGGAAGAATATATAAATGCAAATTATGGCTGGACAATAATAAATTAAAAGTTCGTGGATATTGGGGTTTTTTGTACCGCACCCAAACATGGATTAGAACTGAGTAA
- a CDS encoding CoA transferase subunit A: MINKVISGADEAVKDIKDNAVLMLGGFGLCGIPENCISALLKTGVKGLTCISNNAGVDDFGIGLMLKTRQVKKMISSYVGENAEFERQLLAGELEVDLLPQGTLAERIRAGGAGIPAFFTPAGYGTEVAEGKEVREFHGKKYLMEEWLQADFALVKAWKGDTAGNLVYKGTARNFNPMMAAAGKITIAEVEELVPAGKLDPNEIHTPGIYVQRIFEGKDYEKRIEQRTVTPRN; this comes from the coding sequence ATGATTAATAAGGTTATAAGCGGCGCTGATGAAGCCGTAAAAGACATTAAGGATAACGCTGTGCTGATGCTGGGAGGCTTTGGCTTATGCGGTATCCCCGAAAATTGTATTAGTGCATTATTAAAAACAGGTGTAAAGGGCCTGACCTGTATTTCCAATAATGCCGGTGTTGATGACTTCGGGATTGGCCTGATGTTAAAGACCCGTCAGGTAAAAAAAATGATATCTTCCTATGTAGGTGAAAACGCCGAATTCGAAAGGCAACTGCTTGCCGGAGAGCTGGAAGTCGATCTCCTGCCGCAAGGTACCCTGGCGGAGCGCATAAGAGCAGGCGGAGCGGGTATCCCTGCATTTTTCACCCCGGCAGGATATGGCACAGAGGTAGCCGAAGGCAAAGAGGTAAGGGAGTTTCATGGCAAAAAATACCTGATGGAAGAATGGTTACAGGCAGATTTCGCTTTGGTAAAAGCATGGAAGGGTGATACTGCCGGCAACCTCGTATACAAAGGTACTGCCCGAAACTTTAACCCTATGATGGCAGCTGCAGGGAAAATAACTATTGCAGAAGTGGAAGAGCTGGTACCCGCAGGTAAGCTGGATCCGAATGAGATCCATACGCCAGGTATTTATGTTCAAAGGATCTTTGAAGGTAAAGACTATGAAAAGCGAATTGAACAAAGAACTGTAACTCCCAGAAACTAA